In Caldalkalibacillus thermarum, one DNA window encodes the following:
- a CDS encoding glycosyltransferase family 4 protein, with protein sequence MPRPYLVTMGGTDIHVDCEQWDSGDVPPSVQHVLDQAQVIALFSEEAKAIVARLSDRWADKSVVVPQGIVLPPAEKVQPVISYADALKKGYRILLPSGLRRVKDVLHLLDAWQQLYSLLRGLKVTIIGERLEADVADKVQDACRAFPFLQYHEPVPFKEMGKIYAQADLVVNSSLQEGQSAALCEALGLGIPVIARNNAGNRGVITHGETGLLYDQPEEFVRLVLQLLSDPVKTQQMVEKAKAEFHERFNPDLEIERYLSLLQTIYS encoded by the coding sequence TTGCCGAGACCTTATCTGGTCACCATGGGCGGTACTGACATTCATGTAGATTGTGAGCAATGGGACAGTGGTGACGTTCCGCCATCTGTTCAGCATGTCCTGGATCAGGCCCAAGTGATTGCCCTGTTCAGTGAGGAAGCGAAAGCGATTGTTGCCCGCCTGAGTGACCGCTGGGCGGATAAATCAGTCGTCGTACCCCAGGGAATTGTGCTTCCCCCGGCAGAAAAGGTGCAGCCTGTTATCAGCTATGCTGATGCGTTAAAAAAGGGATACCGCATTCTGTTACCTTCAGGATTGCGCCGGGTAAAAGATGTGCTTCATCTCTTGGATGCCTGGCAGCAGCTGTACAGCCTCTTGCGGGGGTTAAAAGTGACCATTATTGGTGAACGTTTGGAAGCAGACGTGGCGGACAAGGTACAAGATGCTTGCCGGGCCTTTCCTTTTCTTCAATACCATGAGCCGGTTCCCTTCAAAGAGATGGGAAAAATTTATGCCCAGGCTGATCTGGTGGTGAACAGTTCGCTCCAGGAGGGACAATCGGCAGCTTTGTGTGAAGCCCTGGGATTAGGGATTCCTGTCATTGCCCGGAACAATGCGGGCAACCGGGGGGTTATCACCCATGGGGAAACAGGATTGCTTTATGATCAGCCAGAGGAGTTTGTCCGCTTGGTTTTGCAATTGTTGAGTGATCCTGTCAAGACCCAACAGATGGTAGAGAAAGCCAAGGCAGAGTTTCACGAGCGGTTTAACCCGGATCTTGAAATTGAGCGCTACCTGTCTTTATTGCAAACCATCTACAGCTAA
- the phnE gene encoding phosphonate ABC transporter, permease protein PhnE gives MWLTPRNIIFAVILVMLTVWSAVATGFNLSKLLDSLWRFKEIFELWFPPNWERAGSAFNAVLITMQMAFLGTFLALVIVLPLSFLAAVNMSPNIVICQGMRGIFSFLRSIPDVVIGLILVMAIGPGTFPAVMAILLHNIGVLGKLIAELVEASDKGPQEAVRSMGLGSTMVALYGILPQIMPNVLSHYFYRFEVAIRSSVILGFLGGGGIGQLLFNSFRTFQYTDVTTYVIFVMLLVILVDMIGGWIRQRVI, from the coding sequence ATGTGGCTCACACCTCGAAACATAATCTTTGCTGTTATTTTGGTGATGCTTACCGTCTGGAGCGCGGTAGCAACCGGATTTAATCTGTCCAAACTGCTGGACTCGCTCTGGAGGTTTAAAGAAATTTTTGAGCTGTGGTTTCCCCCCAATTGGGAACGGGCCGGCTCTGCTTTTAATGCTGTCTTGATCACGATGCAGATGGCCTTTTTGGGGACGTTTCTGGCACTTGTCATTGTGCTCCCCCTCAGCTTTTTAGCGGCAGTCAACATGTCACCAAACATTGTCATATGTCAGGGCATGAGGGGGATTTTCAGTTTTTTGCGCTCCATTCCTGATGTTGTCATTGGCCTGATTCTGGTCATGGCGATTGGTCCAGGCACTTTTCCCGCTGTGATGGCCATTTTGCTGCATAACATCGGAGTGCTGGGCAAACTGATTGCCGAACTGGTGGAAGCCAGTGACAAAGGTCCGCAGGAAGCGGTCCGCTCTATGGGGCTGGGATCGACCATGGTGGCTTTGTACGGCATTCTTCCCCAGATTATGCCTAATGTGCTTTCCCATTATTTTTACCGCTTTGAAGTGGCCATCCGCTCATCCGTTATCCTGGGCTTTCTGGGCGGGGGCGGGATTGGCCAGTTATTGTTTAATTCGTTCCGCACCTTTCAATATACAGATGTGACCACATACGTCATCTTTGTGATGCTGCTGGTGATTCTGGTGGACATGATCGGCGGCTGGATTCGCCAGCGTGTCATCTAA
- a CDS encoding M42 family metallopeptidase has protein sequence MTQLDETLRMFKELTETPGAPGHEQQVRAVMQRWIEPYADAVETDNIGSLIAKKTGQADGPKIMVAGHLDEIGFMVTQITEKGFLKFQTLGGWWEQVMLAQRVLVVTREGQIEGVIGSKPPHILPAEARKKPVEKKDMFIDIGASSKEEAESWGVRPGDTVVPICPFTVMKNPKLLMAKAWDNRIGCAIAIEVLKRLKNVDHPNQVFGVGTVQEEVGLRGAQTSAHHIQPDIAFAVDVGIAGDTPGVKPEEALSKIGEGPQIVLYDASMIAHKGLRDLVVEVAEEHNIPYQFDAMAGGGTDAGKMHLAGNGVPSLAITVATRYIHSHAAILHRDDFEHTVKLLVEVIKRLDWDTVKRLRG, from the coding sequence ATGACACAATTAGATGAAACCTTGCGCATGTTTAAAGAACTGACTGAAACTCCTGGCGCCCCAGGGCATGAACAACAGGTGCGGGCCGTGATGCAGCGCTGGATAGAGCCTTACGCTGATGCCGTTGAAACGGACAATATAGGCAGCCTCATTGCCAAAAAAACGGGCCAGGCAGATGGACCCAAAATCATGGTGGCTGGGCACTTGGATGAGATCGGTTTTATGGTGACCCAGATTACGGAGAAAGGGTTTCTCAAATTCCAAACCCTTGGCGGCTGGTGGGAGCAGGTGATGCTGGCCCAGCGTGTGTTGGTCGTCACCCGGGAAGGGCAAATTGAAGGGGTGATCGGTTCCAAGCCGCCGCACATTTTGCCGGCTGAAGCACGCAAAAAGCCGGTAGAAAAAAAGGATATGTTTATCGATATTGGTGCTTCCAGCAAAGAGGAAGCAGAATCGTGGGGTGTCCGGCCGGGTGATACGGTGGTACCCATTTGCCCGTTCACCGTGATGAAGAATCCAAAACTCTTGATGGCCAAGGCCTGGGATAACCGCATCGGCTGTGCCATTGCCATTGAAGTGCTCAAGCGTCTCAAAAATGTAGACCATCCTAACCAGGTATTTGGTGTAGGCACCGTCCAAGAAGAGGTCGGCTTAAGAGGAGCCCAAACCTCCGCTCATCATATCCAGCCTGATATTGCCTTTGCTGTGGATGTGGGTATCGCCGGGGATACACCGGGGGTTAAGCCAGAGGAGGCCTTGTCCAAGATTGGTGAAGGCCCGCAAATCGTGCTGTATGATGCTTCCATGATTGCCCACAAGGGACTGAGGGATCTTGTGGTAGAGGTGGCAGAAGAGCACAACATTCCTTATCAGTTTGACGCTATGGCCGGCGGGGGAACAGATGCTGGGAAAATGCATCTCGCGGGCAATGGTGTTCCGTCTTTAGCCATTACAGTGGCTACCCGCTATATTCACAGTCATGCGGCCATTTTGCACCGGGATGACTTTGAACATACGGTGAAACTTTTGGTAGAAGTGATTAAGCGGTTGGATTGGGATACGGTGAAACGGTTGCGGGGCTAA
- a CDS encoding TrmH family RNA methyltransferase: MYKIRSKQNPRFKSWKKLTTKKGRERAGLFLVEGEHLAQEALASGWSIVDMIISEDYDMPGEWVQAADKHQIRCCMVPPDLFNELAETQNPQGIALVVQRAPFPMLEEYLDKGALLLLVDSIQDPGNLGTLFRTALAAGVDAVMLGKGTTDPLAGKVLRSTQGAVFHLPFYQVDLMSLIPELHMHNWRVIGTDVKDAIDMRQLSVTENQKVALLVGNEARGVHPVLKRMTDQNVKIPMFGKVESLNVSVAAGILLYHIQGQKHARCNGQKK; this comes from the coding sequence GTGTATAAAATTCGTTCTAAGCAAAATCCCCGCTTTAAATCATGGAAAAAATTAACAACCAAGAAAGGCAGAGAACGGGCCGGTTTATTTCTGGTCGAGGGGGAGCATCTGGCCCAGGAGGCCTTGGCTTCCGGCTGGTCCATAGTTGACATGATCATAAGTGAAGATTATGATATGCCAGGTGAATGGGTACAGGCTGCGGACAAGCACCAGATAAGGTGCTGCATGGTGCCACCTGACCTGTTCAATGAACTTGCGGAAACACAGAACCCCCAGGGCATTGCCCTTGTGGTGCAGAGAGCGCCGTTTCCCATGCTGGAGGAATATCTGGACAAGGGAGCGCTCCTGCTATTGGTAGACAGTATTCAGGATCCTGGAAACCTTGGGACCCTGTTCCGCACTGCTCTTGCAGCCGGGGTGGATGCGGTCATGCTGGGGAAAGGCACTACTGATCCACTGGCGGGAAAAGTGTTGCGGTCAACCCAAGGGGCTGTGTTTCATCTTCCTTTTTACCAAGTGGATTTAATGAGTCTCATTCCGGAGTTGCACATGCACAATTGGCGGGTTATTGGCACGGATGTAAAAGATGCCATTGATATGCGCCAGTTATCCGTAACAGAGAACCAGAAAGTGGCTTTGTTAGTGGGTAATGAAGCCCGAGGGGTCCATCCTGTGCTCAAACGCATGACTGATCAAAATGTAAAAATCCCCATGTTTGGCAAGGTTGAATCGTTGAACGTCAGTGTAGCTGCGGGAATTTTACTGTATCATATTCAAGGCCAAAAACACGCCAGGTGTAATGGGCAGAAGAAATAG
- the sspI gene encoding small acid-soluble spore protein SspI produces MDLNLREAIKNNMSGSDEAQIRHTIVDAIQSGEEKMLPGLGVLFELMWQNADEQTQQEIVQYIKEGLQ; encoded by the coding sequence ATGGATTTAAACTTGCGTGAAGCCATTAAAAACAACATGTCTGGCAGTGATGAAGCCCAAATCCGCCATACCATTGTGGACGCCATTCAGAGCGGAGAAGAAAAAATGCTACCCGGCCTGGGTGTTCTGTTTGAGCTGATGTGGCAAAATGCAGACGAACAAACGCAACAGGAAATTGTGCAATATATTAAAGAGGGGCTGCAATAA
- the pheS gene encoding phenylalanine--tRNA ligase subunit alpha, translated as MQDKLLALRDEALAQIHAAQEPRQLQEVKVKYLGKKGPITEVLRGMGALPAEERPKVGQLANDIRRQIEQALQARAVELEQKQLEEKLKQEKVDVTLPGRPVHQGATHPLSGVIEQIEDIFLGMGFKIAEGPEVESDYYNFEALNLPKNHPARDMQDSFYITEEILLRTHTSPVQVRTMEEMKGKVPVKIICPGKVFRRDTDDATHSHQFMQIEGLYVDEGISMSDLKGILLQFAREMFGQDQEIRLRPSFFPFTEPSAEVDISCILCGGKGCRVCKDSGWIEILGSGMVHPWVLKRAGYDPNKYTGFAFGMGVERIAMLKYGIDDIRHFYTNDGRFLHQFQRI; from the coding sequence ATGCAAGACAAGCTACTCGCTTTAAGAGACGAAGCGCTGGCCCAAATCCATGCTGCCCAGGAACCGCGTCAATTGCAAGAGGTTAAAGTGAAGTATCTGGGCAAAAAAGGGCCGATTACCGAAGTGTTGCGTGGAATGGGTGCATTGCCGGCGGAAGAACGTCCTAAAGTGGGTCAACTGGCTAATGACATTCGCCGCCAAATTGAGCAAGCGTTACAAGCGCGTGCTGTCGAGTTGGAGCAAAAACAACTGGAAGAAAAATTAAAGCAAGAAAAGGTGGATGTGACCTTGCCGGGACGCCCGGTTCACCAAGGAGCCACCCATCCCTTAAGCGGAGTGATTGAACAAATTGAAGATATTTTCTTGGGAATGGGCTTTAAAATTGCCGAAGGTCCTGAAGTCGAGTCCGATTATTATAACTTTGAAGCGTTAAACTTGCCCAAAAACCACCCAGCCCGGGATATGCAGGACTCCTTTTATATTACGGAAGAGATTTTGCTCAGAACCCATACCTCTCCCGTACAAGTGCGCACCATGGAAGAGATGAAAGGGAAAGTGCCTGTTAAAATTATTTGTCCTGGTAAAGTGTTCCGCCGGGATACGGATGATGCCACCCACTCCCATCAGTTTATGCAAATTGAGGGGCTGTACGTGGATGAGGGGATCAGCATGAGCGACTTAAAGGGCATTTTGTTGCAGTTTGCCCGGGAAATGTTTGGACAAGACCAAGAGATCCGTCTCCGTCCCAGCTTTTTCCCCTTTACTGAGCCCAGTGCAGAAGTGGACATTTCATGTATTTTGTGCGGCGGAAAAGGGTGCCGGGTCTGCAAGGACAGCGGCTGGATTGAAATATTAGGTTCGGGCATGGTTCATCCCTGGGTGTTAAAGCGGGCCGGGTACGATCCCAACAAGTATACGGGTTTTGCTTTTGGCATGGGTGTGGAACGCATCGCCATGCTGAAGTACGGTATTGATGACATTCGTCACTTTTACACCAATGATGGACGCTTCTTACATCAATTTCAACGCATATAG
- the phnC gene encoding phosphonate ABC transporter ATP-binding protein: MALVIEGLTVIYNTKGKQEPALQDIDLTIQTGEFVGILGRSGAGKSTLIRSINQLVKPVAGRVNWNGTDMTKLSGQALRQARREMGMIFQHFYLIPRLTALQNCVLGRFGYRPWWKNLLGIVTAREKEEALAALDRVGIGHLAHKRVDQLSGGQQQRVAIARVIMQKPKLLLGDEPVASLDPVTSNQVLDLIKEIHHSEQMTTILNLHDVELALKYCDRIIGLAHGRKVFDGSPRQVNDKVLEQIYQK, translated from the coding sequence ATGGCACTAGTGATTGAAGGACTGACGGTCATTTACAACACAAAAGGCAAACAAGAACCCGCTTTGCAGGATATCGATCTCACTATCCAGACTGGGGAGTTTGTCGGCATTTTGGGGCGAAGCGGGGCCGGTAAATCGACCTTAATCCGCAGCATTAATCAATTAGTTAAACCTGTCGCGGGCCGTGTCAACTGGAACGGCACGGACATGACCAAGCTGTCCGGCCAGGCCCTCAGGCAGGCCAGACGGGAGATGGGCATGATCTTTCAGCATTTTTATCTCATACCCCGTTTAACAGCCCTTCAAAATTGCGTTTTAGGCCGTTTTGGCTATCGTCCCTGGTGGAAAAACCTCCTTGGCATCGTCACGGCCAGAGAAAAGGAGGAGGCATTGGCAGCTTTAGACAGAGTGGGCATTGGCCATCTGGCCCACAAACGGGTTGATCAGTTGAGTGGCGGGCAGCAGCAGCGGGTAGCCATTGCCAGAGTGATCATGCAAAAACCCAAGTTATTGTTGGGGGATGAACCGGTAGCCAGCTTAGACCCTGTTACCAGCAATCAAGTGCTGGATCTCATCAAAGAGATTCATCACAGTGAACAGATGACCACCATTCTTAACCTGCATGACGTGGAGCTGGCTTTAAAGTATTGCGACCGGATCATTGGTTTAGCACACGGCCGCAAAGTGTTTGACGGTTCTCCCAGGCAGGTGAATGACAAAGTTTTAGAGCAGATTTATCAAAAATAG
- the phnD gene encoding phosphate/phosphite/phosphonate ABC transporter substrate-binding protein has translation MKKLGIIFCAVVMILAACGTTADETAPDQESGTVGDETAVEQQFDVFKIGVIPALTEGDYEVPMQKLEAILDEALPYDVEIEVYPDYNAVVEALNFHHIQMAYLGPATYVIANERSGAQAIVTQLIDGKPYYHSYIITHADAPWDSLDELVADAENVSFAFGDINSTSGSLVPGAELKRRGVFEDENNHQFKDVRYLGSHDATGLAVQNKHVDAGAIDSAYFDTLINQGKLDKDQFKIIWESEPLYQYPWAVSSEVDDELIKLIQDTFVNIDDEEILRGFGATGFTTTSDENYDEIRKVMKEMGKLD, from the coding sequence ATGAAAAAATTGGGGATTATCTTTTGTGCGGTGGTCATGATTTTGGCTGCATGCGGCACTACAGCCGATGAAACCGCCCCTGATCAGGAGAGTGGAACGGTTGGAGATGAGACTGCTGTTGAACAACAGTTTGACGTGTTTAAAATCGGGGTTATCCCGGCCTTAACTGAGGGAGATTATGAAGTGCCCATGCAAAAACTGGAAGCTATTTTGGATGAGGCTTTACCCTATGATGTTGAGATTGAAGTTTACCCGGATTATAATGCCGTGGTTGAAGCTTTAAATTTCCATCATATTCAAATGGCTTACTTGGGACCGGCCACTTATGTGATTGCCAATGAACGTTCCGGTGCCCAAGCCATTGTGACTCAGCTTATTGACGGCAAACCGTATTATCATTCTTATATTATCACCCATGCGGATGCACCATGGGATTCATTGGATGAACTGGTCGCTGATGCTGAAAACGTCAGTTTTGCCTTTGGAGATATTAACTCAACCTCCGGTTCCTTGGTGCCCGGTGCTGAATTAAAAAGAAGAGGCGTGTTTGAAGACGAAAACAATCATCAATTTAAAGATGTCCGCTATCTGGGCTCCCATGATGCGACAGGGCTAGCGGTGCAAAACAAACATGTGGATGCAGGGGCGATAGACAGCGCCTACTTCGATACCTTGATCAACCAAGGTAAGCTGGATAAGGATCAATTTAAAATCATTTGGGAGTCTGAGCCCCTTTACCAATATCCATGGGCAGTTTCCTCTGAAGTGGACGATGAATTGATTAAGCTGATCCAGGATACGTTTGTCAACATCGATGATGAAGAGATTTTGCGCGGGTTCGGCGCAACCGGATTTACCACCACAAGTGACGAAAATTATGATGAAATCCGCAAGGTTATGAAAGAAATGGGTAAATTGGATTAA
- a CDS encoding sugar ABC transporter permease, which yields MSRKLKNALELTVIYGIILVMFIIIFYPLLWAFGLSLNPGTSLYAASMIPENWSLEHYKWLFFDERSNYLTWYKNSLIVAFFTSVFSTALAAVVAYAFSRYRFVGRKYGLYVFLLLQMFPVLMGMVALYIMLNMVNLLDTLTGLILIYVGGSIPFMAWLVKGYYDTIPRELDEAARIDGAGHFRVFFTIMLPLAKPILAVVALFQFMAPFMDFLLPRIILRSPEKFTLALGLFNFVNDQFANNFTRFAAGAILVAVPIAIVYLLLQRYLITGLTAGGTKG from the coding sequence TTGAGCCGCAAACTGAAAAACGCACTGGAATTGACCGTGATTTATGGGATCATCTTGGTTATGTTTATCATCATCTTTTATCCTTTGCTCTGGGCTTTCGGCTTATCTTTAAATCCAGGAACCAGTCTGTATGCTGCTTCCATGATCCCCGAGAATTGGAGTTTAGAACATTATAAATGGCTGTTTTTTGATGAGCGCAGCAACTATCTCACTTGGTATAAAAACAGCCTTATAGTGGCTTTCTTTACTTCGGTGTTCTCAACCGCTCTCGCTGCCGTTGTGGCTTATGCCTTTTCCAGATACCGGTTTGTGGGGCGTAAATATGGTTTGTATGTTTTTCTGCTGTTGCAAATGTTCCCTGTACTGATGGGAATGGTGGCGTTATACATCATGCTTAATATGGTAAACCTTTTAGATACCTTAACAGGGTTGATCCTTATTTATGTGGGAGGAAGCATTCCGTTTATGGCTTGGCTGGTTAAAGGCTATTACGACACCATCCCACGGGAATTGGATGAAGCGGCCAGGATTGATGGTGCAGGGCATTTCCGCGTATTCTTCACTATTATGCTGCCTCTGGCCAAACCCATTTTAGCCGTCGTGGCACTCTTTCAATTTATGGCGCCTTTCATGGACTTCCTTTTACCGCGGATTATCTTAAGAAGTCCTGAAAAATTTACCTTGGCCTTAGGACTGTTCAATTTTGTCAATGACCAATTTGCCAATAACTTTACCCGCTTCGCTGCTGGTGCCATTTTGGTTGCTGTTCCAATTGCCATCGTTTATCTGCTCTTACAGCGATACTTGATTACAGGATTGACAGCAGGAGGAACCAAGGGTTAG
- a CDS encoding sugar ABC transporter permease, with protein MTSQNGNAQVDQKHPFHNHKPVLALVLSILFAGLGQLYNRRWVKGFVLIILQTSYLIVFYDFINIGLWGIVTLGEIPRVDHSVLLMLQGIIAIIILLMGLTVYGINIRDAYLDAQKLKAGQPVPTLREGFRTVYEKGFPYFLVLPGLLMLIFVVIVPLIFMVLLAFTDYNLYNSPPRNLLNWVGLQNFIDLLTVPIWQSTLINVLSWTIVWTFVATTLQIALGMFLAILVNDERVKFKRLIRTVFILPWAVPAFVTIIIFSAMFNDQFGAINRDILGPLLGVQIPWLSDPFWTRFALIMIQTWLGFPFIFALFTGVLQSVSKDWYEAAEVDGASRWQKFKYITFPHLMYATAPLLIMQYAGNFNNFNIIYLFNQGGPAIRGQNAGGTDILISWVYKLTFDSNNYNMAAAISIIMGLFVAGFAFYQFRRTRAFKEEGKIY; from the coding sequence GTGACTTCTCAAAATGGCAATGCCCAAGTGGATCAAAAGCACCCCTTTCACAACCACAAACCGGTTTTGGCGCTTGTGTTGTCCATTCTGTTTGCCGGTCTGGGACAATTATATAACCGCCGCTGGGTTAAGGGGTTCGTTCTAATTATCTTACAAACCTCATACCTGATCGTCTTTTATGATTTTATTAACATCGGGTTATGGGGGATTGTGACCCTTGGGGAAATTCCAAGAGTGGATCATTCCGTGCTGCTCATGCTGCAGGGTATCATAGCGATTATTATCTTACTGATGGGGTTAACGGTGTATGGCATTAATATCCGAGATGCCTATCTGGATGCCCAAAAGTTGAAAGCGGGTCAACCGGTTCCCACGCTAAGGGAAGGCTTTCGAACCGTTTATGAGAAGGGCTTTCCTTACTTCTTGGTTTTACCAGGTTTATTAATGCTCATCTTTGTGGTGATCGTTCCTTTAATCTTTATGGTGCTTCTGGCCTTTACTGATTACAACCTGTATAATTCCCCGCCCAGAAATCTGCTCAACTGGGTGGGATTACAAAACTTTATTGACTTGTTAACCGTTCCGATTTGGCAGTCTACATTGATTAATGTTTTATCGTGGACTATTGTCTGGACCTTTGTGGCCACCACCTTACAGATTGCTCTAGGGATGTTTTTGGCCATTCTCGTGAATGATGAACGGGTTAAATTTAAACGGCTTATTCGTACCGTGTTTATTCTGCCCTGGGCTGTGCCGGCCTTTGTCACCATCATTATCTTTTCGGCCATGTTTAACGATCAGTTTGGGGCCATTAACCGGGATATCTTGGGCCCGCTGTTGGGGGTTCAAATCCCGTGGCTCTCAGATCCATTTTGGACCCGGTTTGCTTTGATTATGATTCAAACCTGGCTCGGTTTTCCCTTTATTTTTGCATTGTTTACCGGGGTACTTCAAAGTGTATCTAAGGATTGGTATGAAGCAGCAGAGGTCGATGGTGCTTCACGCTGGCAAAAGTTTAAATATATCACCTTTCCCCATCTGATGTATGCCACAGCACCACTCTTGATCATGCAATATGCGGGCAACTTTAACAATTTTAATATTATCTATCTCTTTAACCAGGGAGGACCAGCCATCAGAGGACAAAATGCAGGTGGAACAGACATACTCATCTCCTGGGTCTACAAGCTCACTTTTGATTCCAACAACTATAACATGGCTGCAGCTATTTCGATTATCATGGGTTTGTTTGTGGCCGGATTTGCTTTCTATCAATTCCGGCGCACCCGTGCCTTTAAAGAGGAGGGGAAAATATATTGA
- a CDS encoding LacI family DNA-binding transcriptional regulator: MSVTIRDVAKLAGVAPSTVSRVIAGSNRISQATKERVYEAMEKLGYHPNYNARSLAVKSTRSIGIIMPRSTEQAFLNPFFPEVLRGISVRANEKGYALFLSTGKNEEEQKQAVMDMVQGRRVDGVIVLYSRFDDPVVDYLMNKNFPFVMVGKPAHHASKISYVDNDNILAGKEITQHLIDLGHQRIGFVGGSRQFVVTMDRLAGYQEALSEAGIAYDAQLLIEQDFLPEGGYQGMKQLMQVENPPTALVVVDDMMALGVISALDELGLSVPEDVSVASINDFYISRVSTPALTTVNINIFRLGYQATDKLLYWLENEEADLSPTIVGHELRIRHSTAPVAALNKD; the protein is encoded by the coding sequence TTGTCGGTAACCATCAGAGACGTTGCCAAGCTGGCAGGTGTAGCCCCCTCAACGGTGTCCAGAGTGATTGCGGGCAGTAACCGTATCAGTCAGGCCACCAAAGAACGGGTCTATGAAGCTATGGAAAAATTAGGATACCACCCCAACTACAATGCCCGCAGCTTGGCTGTGAAATCGACCCGTTCCATCGGGATTATTATGCCCCGTTCCACAGAGCAAGCGTTTCTCAACCCCTTCTTCCCCGAAGTGCTCCGGGGCATCAGCGTCCGGGCCAATGAGAAGGGGTATGCCCTGTTCCTCTCCACGGGTAAAAATGAAGAGGAACAAAAACAGGCGGTAATGGATATGGTGCAGGGCAGACGGGTGGATGGTGTGATTGTGCTATACTCCAGGTTTGACGACCCTGTTGTGGATTATTTAATGAACAAAAATTTCCCGTTTGTCATGGTCGGTAAGCCGGCCCATCACGCGAGCAAGATCTCTTATGTGGATAACGACAACATTTTGGCCGGTAAAGAGATTACCCAGCATCTGATCGATTTGGGCCACCAGCGTATTGGTTTTGTTGGGGGCTCCCGTCAATTTGTGGTAACAATGGACCGCCTGGCCGGATATCAAGAGGCGCTGAGTGAAGCAGGTATTGCTTATGATGCCCAGTTGTTGATTGAACAGGATTTTCTCCCTGAGGGCGGTTACCAGGGGATGAAACAACTGATGCAAGTGGAAAATCCTCCTACCGCTCTGGTGGTCGTGGATGACATGATGGCTTTGGGGGTCATTAGTGCCTTGGATGAACTGGGGTTATCTGTGCCTGAAGATGTTTCTGTGGCCAGCATTAATGACTTTTATATTTCCAGGGTATCGACCCCTGCCTTAACAACCGTGAACATTAACATTTTCCGGCTGGGTTACCAGGCCACAGACAAGCTGCTCTATTGGTTGGAAAATGAGGAAGCGGACTTATCCCCCACAATTGTTGGGCATGAATTGAGAATCAGACATTCCACAGCGCCGGTTGCTGCCCTTAATAAGGATTGA